One window of the Paraburkholderia sp. PGU19 genome contains the following:
- a CDS encoding Lrp/AsnC family transcriptional regulator → MAQIEIDAIDRRILAILQENGRLSNQEIAERVNLSPSPCLRRIRRLEEIGVIRGYVALLDSQMLGLDLLAYVNVRLEKRGGPALSARADGTPGRAGATHSELFRVAVQGWPEVVACYAMTGDMDYLLRVQVRDMAHFSRFVQDQLLRHPSVIDVKSSFSLEKFKETTALPL, encoded by the coding sequence ATGGCTCAAATCGAGATAGACGCGATCGACCGGCGCATTCTCGCGATTCTTCAGGAAAACGGGCGGCTATCGAATCAGGAGATCGCCGAGCGGGTGAACCTGTCGCCGAGCCCGTGTTTGCGGCGCATCCGCAGGCTGGAGGAAATCGGCGTGATTCGCGGTTATGTCGCGCTGCTGGATTCGCAGATGCTCGGGCTCGATCTGCTCGCCTACGTCAACGTGCGGCTGGAGAAGCGCGGCGGCCCGGCGCTCAGCGCACGCGCCGATGGCACGCCGGGTCGTGCGGGCGCGACGCATTCGGAGCTGTTTCGCGTGGCGGTGCAGGGCTGGCCCGAGGTGGTCGCGTGCTACGCGATGACGGGCGACATGGACTACCTGCTGCGCGTGCAGGTGCGCGACATGGCGCACTTTTCCCGGTTCGTGCAGGACCAGTTGCTGCGGCATCCGTCGGTGATCGACGTGAAGTCGAGCTTTTCGCTGGAGAAGTTCAAGGAGACGACCGCGCTGCCGCTTTGA
- the hppD gene encoding 4-hydroxyphenylpyruvate dioxygenase, which produces MKVSTWENPVGTDGFEFIEYTAPDPVALGKLFELMGFTAIAKHRHKNVTLYRQGEINFIVNGEPDSFAQRFARLHGPSICAIAFRVQDAAKAYKRALELGAWGFDNKTGPMELNIPAIKGIGDSLIYFVDRWRGKNGAEPNSIGDINIYDVDFEPIPGANPNPVGHGLTYIDHLTHNVHRGRMQEWAEFYERLFNFREVRYFDIEGKVTGVKSKAMTSPCGKIRIPINEEGSETAGQIQEYLDAYHGEGIQHIALGTNDIYATVDGLRGANISLLDTIDTYYELVDRRVPNHGEPLDELRKRKILIDGAREDLLLQIFTENQIGPIFFEIIQRKGNQGFGEGNFKALFESIELDQIRRGVVQDKA; this is translated from the coding sequence ATGAAGGTTTCTACCTGGGAGAATCCCGTCGGCACCGACGGCTTCGAGTTCATCGAATACACCGCGCCGGACCCTGTCGCGCTCGGCAAGCTGTTCGAGCTTATGGGTTTCACGGCCATCGCAAAGCATCGCCACAAGAACGTGACGCTGTATCGTCAGGGTGAGATCAACTTCATCGTCAATGGCGAGCCCGATTCGTTTGCGCAGCGCTTCGCGCGTCTGCACGGCCCGTCGATCTGCGCCATCGCGTTTCGCGTGCAGGACGCCGCGAAAGCATACAAACGCGCGCTCGAACTCGGCGCGTGGGGCTTCGACAACAAGACGGGCCCGATGGAGCTGAACATTCCGGCCATCAAGGGGATCGGCGATTCGCTGATCTATTTCGTCGACCGCTGGCGCGGCAAGAACGGCGCGGAACCTAACAGCATCGGCGATATCAACATCTATGACGTCGACTTCGAACCGATTCCGGGCGCGAACCCGAATCCCGTCGGCCACGGCCTCACCTATATCGATCACCTGACGCACAACGTCCATCGCGGACGGATGCAGGAATGGGCCGAGTTCTACGAGCGCCTGTTCAATTTCCGGGAAGTGCGCTATTTCGATATTGAAGGCAAGGTGACGGGCGTCAAATCGAAGGCGATGACGTCGCCGTGCGGCAAGATCCGCATTCCGATCAATGAGGAAGGTTCGGAAACAGCGGGCCAGATCCAGGAGTATCTCGACGCGTACCACGGCGAAGGGATCCAGCACATCGCGCTCGGCACGAACGACATTTACGCGACGGTCGACGGCCTGCGCGGCGCGAACATTTCGCTACTCGATACGATCGACACGTACTACGAACTCGTCGATCGCCGCGTGCCGAATCACGGCGAGCCGCTGGACGAACTGCGCAAGCGCAAGATTCTGATCGACGGCGCGCGCGAAGACTTGCTGCTGCAGATCTTCACCGAGAACCAGATCGGACCGATCTTCTTCGAGATCATCCAGCGCAAGGGCAATCAGGGCTTCGGCGAGGGTAACTTCAAGGCGCTATTCGAATCGATCGAACTGGATCAGATTCGTCGCGGTGTTGTGCAGGACAAGGCCTAA
- a CDS encoding indolepyruvate ferredoxin oxidoreductase family protein, translated as MNAPLDAGQRASLEAALTSVTLDDKYTLERGRAYMSGIQALVRLPMLQQERDRAAGLNTAGFISGYRGSPLGGLDLSLWKAKKHLAAHQVVFQPGVNEDLAATAVWGSQQVNLYPSAKYDGVFSMWYGKGPGVDRSGDVFKHGNSAGSSPHGGVLVLAGDDHAAKSSTLAHQSEHLFKACGLPVLFPSNVQEYLDFGLHGWAMSRYSGLWVAMKCVTDVVESSASVDIDPHRTQIILPTDFVMPEGGLNIRWPDPPLVQEARLLDYKWYAALAYVRANKLDRIEIDSPHARFGIMTGGKAYLDVRQALTDLGLDDETCSRIGIRLYKVGCVWPLEAQGAHAFARGLEEILVVEEKRQILEYAIKEELYNWPDAQRPRVFGKFDEKDGAGGEWSVPMGNWLLPAHYELSPALIAKAIATRLDKFDLPSDVRARIATRIAVIEAKEKALARPRVQAERKPWFCSGCPHNTSTNVPEGSRAMAGIGCHYMTVWMDRSTSTFSQMGGEGVAWVGQAPFTNDKHVFANLGDGTYFHSGLLAIRAAIASKANITYKILYNDAVAMTGGQPVDGVLTVPQITHQLAAEGAKKIVIVTDEPEKYNANVGLAPGITIHHRDQLDDVQRELREIEGTTILIYDQTCATEKRRRRKRGAYPDPAKRVVINEAVCEGCGDCSVQSNCLSVEPLETEYGTKRQINQSTCNKDYSCLKGFCPSFVTVEGGQLRKPKASGVESDAMPPVPDPDVPAIAKPYGVLVTGVGGTGVVTIGALLGMAAHLESKGVTVLDVTGLAQKGGAVMSHVQIANQPADIHATRIAMGEASLVIGCDSLVTASDECVSRMQAGQTHVVLNSAPTPTAEFIKNPNWRFPGASADADVRAAAGDEQVAAVDANHFAVALLGDAIYTNPFVLGYAWQKGWLPLTHESLIRAIELNAVQVEKNRAAFEWGRRAAHDLAAVRKLAQLQDRIDDGNTANAATGRIVSLHTPKALDTLIDKRVQYLAAYQNEAYATRYRKLIETVRAAETKLDAADGQMPLTEAVAKNLHKLMAYKDEYEVARLYSDPAFVEKLKANFEGDWKLKFHLAPPATSKKDAHGHLVKKQYGPWMLNAMHVLAKMKFLRGTALDVFGKTEERRTERALIVEYETLVHELVGGLTAEKRALAVELANLPDGIRGYGHVKENNLKGVRAKWASLLAKWRAPMGGVERHVA; from the coding sequence ATGAATGCCCCGCTAGACGCCGGTCAGCGAGCCTCGCTCGAAGCCGCGCTGACGTCCGTCACGCTCGACGACAAATACACGCTTGAACGCGGCCGCGCGTACATGAGCGGCATCCAGGCATTGGTCCGCCTGCCGATGCTGCAACAGGAACGCGACCGGGCCGCCGGGCTCAATACAGCCGGGTTCATCTCGGGCTATCGCGGATCGCCACTCGGCGGTCTCGACCTGTCGCTGTGGAAGGCGAAGAAGCATCTCGCCGCGCACCAGGTCGTGTTCCAGCCAGGCGTCAACGAAGACCTCGCCGCCACCGCCGTGTGGGGCTCGCAGCAGGTCAATCTCTACCCAAGCGCCAAATACGACGGCGTGTTCTCGATGTGGTACGGCAAGGGTCCCGGCGTCGACCGTTCGGGCGACGTGTTCAAGCACGGCAACTCGGCCGGCTCGTCGCCACATGGCGGCGTCCTGGTGCTGGCCGGCGACGATCACGCCGCCAAGTCGTCGACGCTCGCGCACCAGTCCGAACATCTGTTCAAGGCATGCGGCCTGCCCGTGCTGTTTCCGTCGAACGTGCAGGAATATCTCGACTTCGGCCTGCACGGCTGGGCGATGAGCCGCTACTCCGGCCTGTGGGTTGCGATGAAGTGCGTGACCGACGTGGTCGAATCATCGGCTTCCGTCGATATCGATCCGCACCGCACGCAAATCATTCTGCCCACCGACTTCGTGATGCCCGAAGGCGGCCTCAACATTCGCTGGCCCGATCCGCCGCTCGTGCAGGAAGCGCGTCTGCTCGACTACAAGTGGTACGCCGCGCTCGCCTATGTGCGCGCGAACAAGCTCGACCGCATCGAGATCGATTCGCCGCATGCGCGCTTCGGCATCATGACGGGCGGCAAGGCGTATCTCGATGTGCGCCAGGCGCTGACCGATCTCGGTCTCGACGACGAAACGTGCTCGCGCATCGGCATTCGCCTTTACAAGGTCGGCTGCGTGTGGCCGCTCGAAGCGCAAGGCGCGCACGCCTTTGCACGTGGCCTCGAAGAAATTCTGGTGGTCGAAGAGAAGCGCCAGATTCTCGAATACGCGATCAAAGAGGAGCTGTACAACTGGCCCGACGCGCAGCGTCCGCGCGTGTTCGGCAAGTTCGACGAGAAGGACGGTGCAGGCGGCGAATGGTCGGTGCCGATGGGCAACTGGCTGCTGCCCGCGCACTATGAACTCTCACCCGCGCTGATCGCGAAGGCGATTGCAACGCGGCTCGACAAGTTCGACCTGCCGTCCGACGTGCGCGCGCGCATCGCTACGCGCATCGCGGTGATCGAAGCGAAGGAAAAGGCGCTCGCGCGCCCGCGTGTTCAGGCCGAGCGCAAGCCGTGGTTCTGCTCCGGCTGTCCGCACAACACGTCGACGAATGTGCCCGAAGGCTCGCGCGCGATGGCGGGCATCGGCTGCCATTACATGACCGTGTGGATGGACCGCAGCACCAGCACGTTCAGCCAGATGGGCGGCGAAGGCGTCGCGTGGGTCGGCCAGGCGCCGTTCACCAACGACAAGCACGTGTTCGCCAATCTCGGTGACGGCACGTACTTCCATTCGGGCCTGCTCGCGATTCGGGCGGCGATCGCGTCGAAGGCGAACATCACGTACAAGATTCTCTATAACGACGCGGTCGCGATGACGGGCGGCCAGCCCGTCGACGGCGTGCTGACGGTGCCGCAGATCACGCATCAGCTCGCCGCCGAAGGCGCGAAGAAGATCGTGATCGTCACCGATGAGCCGGAGAAGTACAACGCGAACGTCGGTCTTGCGCCCGGCATCACGATTCATCATCGCGACCAGCTCGACGACGTGCAGCGCGAACTGCGCGAGATCGAAGGCACGACGATCCTGATCTACGACCAGACCTGCGCGACCGAGAAGCGCCGCCGTCGCAAACGCGGCGCCTATCCCGATCCGGCGAAGCGCGTCGTCATCAACGAGGCGGTCTGTGAAGGCTGCGGCGATTGCTCGGTGCAGTCGAACTGCCTGTCCGTCGAGCCGCTCGAAACCGAGTATGGCACGAAGCGGCAGATCAACCAGTCGACCTGCAACAAGGACTATTCGTGTCTGAAGGGCTTCTGCCCGAGCTTCGTGACGGTAGAAGGCGGGCAACTGCGCAAGCCGAAGGCGTCAGGCGTCGAGAGCGACGCGATGCCGCCCGTACCCGATCCCGATGTTCCGGCGATCGCGAAGCCGTATGGCGTGCTGGTGACGGGCGTCGGCGGCACGGGTGTCGTGACGATCGGCGCGCTGCTCGGCATGGCCGCGCACCTCGAAAGCAAAGGCGTCACCGTGCTCGATGTGACGGGCCTCGCGCAAAAGGGCGGCGCCGTGATGAGCCACGTGCAGATCGCGAACCAGCCCGCCGACATCCACGCGACGCGTATCGCGATGGGTGAAGCGAGCCTGGTGATCGGCTGCGATTCGCTCGTGACGGCCAGCGACGAATGCGTGTCGCGGATGCAGGCCGGTCAAACGCACGTCGTGCTGAACAGCGCGCCGACGCCGACCGCGGAGTTCATCAAGAACCCGAACTGGCGCTTCCCCGGCGCGAGCGCGGATGCGGACGTACGCGCAGCGGCGGGTGACGAACAGGTCGCCGCCGTCGACGCGAACCACTTCGCGGTTGCACTGCTCGGCGACGCGATCTACACGAACCCGTTCGTGCTCGGCTACGCATGGCAGAAGGGCTGGCTGCCGCTCACGCATGAGTCGCTGATTCGCGCGATCGAGTTGAATGCGGTGCAGGTCGAGAAAAATCGCGCGGCGTTCGAATGGGGCCGTCGCGCGGCGCACGACCTGGCTGCCGTGCGCAAGCTCGCGCAATTGCAAGATCGTATCGATGACGGCAACACCGCGAATGCCGCGACCGGCAGGATCGTTTCGCTGCATACGCCGAAGGCGCTCGATACGCTGATCGACAAGCGCGTACAGTATCTCGCCGCGTATCAGAACGAAGCGTACGCGACGCGTTACCGCAAGCTGATCGAAACAGTGCGGGCCGCCGAAACGAAGCTCGATGCCGCCGACGGCCAGATGCCGTTGACGGAAGCCGTCGCGAAGAATCTGCACAAGCTGATGGCGTACAAGGACGAGTACGAAGTGGCGCGTCTCTATTCGGACCCGGCGTTCGTCGAGAAGCTGAAGGCGAATTTCGAGGGCGACTGGAAGCTCAAGTTCCACCTCGCGCCGCCGGCCACGTCGAAGAAGGATGCGCATGGGCATCTGGTGAAGAAGCAGTACGGTCCGTGGATGCTCAACGCAATGCACGTGCTCGCGAAGATGAAGTTCCTGCGCGGCACGGCGCTCGATGTGTTCGGCAAGACGGAAGAGCGTCGCACCGAACGGGCGCTGATCGTCGAGTACGAGACGCTGGTGCATGAACTGGTCGGCGGGCTGACGGCAGAGAAGCGTGCGCTGGCTGTCGAACTGGCGAATCTGCCGGATGGGATTCGCGGTTATGGCCACGTCAAGGAAAACAACCTGAAGGGCGTGCGGGCGAAGTGGGCGTCGTTGCTCGCGAAGTGGCGCGCGCCGATGGGTGGGGTTGAGCGGCACGTGGCATAG
- a CDS encoding NADP-dependent malic enzyme, which translates to MDEQLKQSALAYHQNPKPGKISVTPTKPLSNQLDLSLAYSPGVAAACMAIFDEPLDAQKYTSRGNLVGVITNGTAVLGLGNIGPLAAKPVMEGKGCLFKKFAGIDVFDIELSESDPDKLVEAIAMLEPTLGGINLEDIKAPECFYIEKKLRERMKIPVFHDDQHGTAIIASAAILNGLKVVGKKLEEVKLVCSGAGAAAIACLDLLVHLGLKKSNTLVIDSKGVIYEGRGNLDASKERYQASTDARTLGDAMHGCDVFLGCSSAGVLKPEMVTTMADKPLILALANPEPEIRPEEAKKVRPDCIVATGRSDYPNQVNNVLCFPFIFRGALDVGATTITEEMKLACVRAIAELAEETDQGDEVAKAYEGHSLEFGPDYLIPKPFDPRLIIKIAPAVAQAAMDSGVATRPIQDMDAYREQLGATVYRTGMVMRPVFAAAKAQPARIVFAEGEDERVLRAAQFVLLEKIAKPILVGRPSVIEMRLKKMGSKLKCGEDVEIVNPEDDPRYQKSWQAYHEIGAREGVTPEVAKAAMRKFNTLIGAILVHLGDADGMICGLIDTYHEHLKFVEQVLGKAEHVDNFAAMNLLMLPGRNLFISDTYVNEVPTAEQLADMTILAAGEIEKFGITPKVALLSNSNFGSVPSSSSARMAAARKLIAERAPHLEVDGEMHGDAALSEAVRKAAFPGTTLTGEANLLIMPNVEAANITYNLLKMIGGEGVTVGPFLLGAAKPVHILTPAATVRRIINMTAVASANANVERNVAK; encoded by the coding sequence ATGGACGAACAACTGAAGCAAAGCGCTCTCGCATATCACCAGAACCCGAAACCCGGCAAGATTTCGGTCACACCGACCAAGCCGCTTTCGAACCAGCTAGACCTGTCGCTGGCCTATTCGCCGGGTGTCGCAGCTGCGTGCATGGCCATCTTCGACGAGCCGCTCGACGCGCAGAAGTACACGTCGCGCGGCAACCTCGTCGGCGTGATCACGAACGGCACGGCCGTGCTGGGTCTCGGCAACATCGGGCCGCTCGCCGCGAAGCCGGTGATGGAAGGCAAGGGCTGTCTCTTCAAGAAGTTCGCCGGCATCGACGTGTTCGATATCGAGCTGAGCGAGTCCGATCCCGACAAACTCGTCGAAGCGATCGCGATGCTGGAGCCGACGCTCGGCGGCATCAACCTCGAAGACATCAAGGCGCCCGAATGCTTCTACATCGAGAAGAAGCTGCGCGAGCGCATGAAGATCCCCGTTTTCCACGACGACCAGCACGGCACGGCGATCATCGCGTCGGCGGCGATTCTCAACGGCCTGAAAGTGGTCGGCAAGAAGCTCGAAGAGGTGAAGCTGGTGTGTTCGGGCGCGGGTGCGGCGGCGATCGCGTGTCTGGATCTGCTCGTGCATCTGGGCCTGAAGAAATCGAACACGCTGGTGATCGATTCGAAGGGCGTGATTTATGAAGGGCGCGGCAATCTGGATGCCTCGAAAGAACGCTATCAGGCGAGCACCGACGCGCGCACGCTCGGCGACGCCATGCACGGCTGCGACGTGTTCCTCGGCTGTTCGAGCGCGGGCGTGCTGAAGCCCGAAATGGTCACGACGATGGCCGACAAGCCGCTGATCCTCGCGCTGGCCAACCCGGAGCCGGAAATCCGCCCCGAAGAAGCGAAGAAGGTGCGGCCGGACTGTATCGTCGCGACGGGCCGTTCGGACTATCCGAACCAGGTCAACAACGTGCTGTGCTTCCCGTTCATCTTCCGCGGCGCGCTGGATGTCGGCGCGACGACGATCACGGAAGAAATGAAGCTCGCGTGCGTGCGCGCGATCGCCGAACTCGCGGAAGAAACCGATCAGGGCGATGAAGTCGCGAAGGCGTACGAAGGCCATTCGCTCGAATTCGGCCCCGACTACCTGATTCCGAAGCCGTTCGATCCGCGTCTGATCATCAAGATCGCGCCCGCCGTCGCGCAGGCCGCGATGGACTCGGGCGTCGCGACGCGCCCGATTCAGGACATGGACGCGTACCGTGAGCAGCTCGGCGCAACCGTCTACCGCACGGGCATGGTGATGCGCCCGGTGTTCGCGGCGGCGAAGGCGCAACCGGCGCGCATCGTGTTCGCGGAAGGCGAAGACGAACGCGTGCTGCGCGCCGCGCAATTCGTGCTGCTCGAGAAGATTGCGAAGCCGATTCTCGTGGGTCGCCCGAGCGTGATCGAGATGCGTCTGAAGAAGATGGGCTCGAAGCTCAAGTGTGGCGAGGATGTCGAGATCGTCAACCCGGAAGACGATCCGCGTTATCAGAAGAGCTGGCAGGCATATCACGAGATCGGCGCGCGCGAAGGCGTCACGCCGGAAGTCGCGAAGGCCGCGATGCGCAAGTTCAACACGCTGATCGGCGCGATTCTCGTGCATCTCGGCGACGCGGACGGCATGATCTGCGGTCTGATCGACACGTATCACGAGCATCTGAAGTTCGTCGAACAGGTGCTGGGCAAGGCTGAGCATGTCGACAACTTCGCTGCGATGAATCTGCTGATGCTGCCGGGCCGCAACCTCTTCATCAGTGACACGTACGTGAACGAAGTGCCGACGGCCGAACAGCTCGCCGACATGACGATCCTCGCTGCGGGCGAAATCGAGAAGTTCGGAATCACGCCGAAGGTCGCGCTGCTGTCGAACTCGAACTTCGGCAGCGTGCCGTCGTCGTCGTCGGCACGCATGGCGGCTGCACGCAAGCTGATCGCCGAACGCGCGCCGCATCTCGAAGTGGACGGTGAAATGCATGGCGACGCGGCGCTGTCGGAAGCGGTGCGCAAAGCCGCGTTCCCTGGCACGACGCTGACGGGCGAAGCGAACCTGCTGATCATGCCGAACGTCGAAGCGGCGAACATCACGTACAACCTGCTGAAGATGATCGGCGGCGAAGGCGTGACGGTCGGACCGTTCCTGCTCGGCGCGGCCAAGCCGGTGCACATTCTGACGCCGGCTGCGACGGTGCGCCGGATCATCAACATGACGGCTGTCGCTTCGGCGAACGCCAACGTGGAACGCAACGTCGCGAAGTAA
- a CDS encoding MFS transporter, whose amino-acid sequence MNIAPSTTQAAPDARPGYAARALIASVLGYAMDGFDLLILGFMLPVIAADLHLSSTQAGSLVTWTLVGAVAGGVIFGVLSDYFGRVRMLTWTILIFAVFTGLCALAQGYGDLLAYRTIAGIGLGGEFGIGMTLVAEAWPAAQRARVSSYVGLGWQLGVLAAALLTPLLLPVIGWRGMFALGLLPAVVSFFVRRRVEEPALFTERVARGMRKAPMKLLVADARTTRASVGVAILCSVQNFGYYGLMIWLPTYLSKTFGYSLTRSGLWTAVTVLGMAAGIWLFGAAADRFGRKPAFLFYQAGAVVMVFVYSQLSTPFALLIGGAVMGMFVNGMIGGYGALISELYPTDARATAQNVLFNIGRAVGGFGPVAVGALAARFSFGAALAMLASIYVLDILATLFLIPERRGATLE is encoded by the coding sequence ATGAACATCGCCCCTTCTACGACCCAGGCCGCGCCGGACGCCCGTCCCGGCTACGCGGCGCGCGCGCTGATCGCGTCGGTGCTCGGCTACGCGATGGACGGCTTCGACCTGCTGATTCTCGGCTTCATGCTGCCCGTCATCGCTGCCGACCTGCACCTTTCGTCGACGCAAGCCGGGTCGCTGGTGACGTGGACGCTGGTCGGTGCGGTCGCGGGCGGCGTGATTTTCGGCGTGTTGAGCGACTACTTCGGACGCGTGCGGATGCTCACGTGGACGATCCTCATCTTCGCGGTCTTCACGGGCCTGTGCGCGCTCGCGCAAGGTTACGGCGATCTGCTCGCGTACCGGACGATTGCGGGCATCGGGCTGGGCGGCGAGTTCGGCATCGGCATGACGCTCGTTGCGGAGGCTTGGCCGGCGGCACAGCGGGCGCGCGTGTCGTCGTATGTCGGGCTTGGCTGGCAACTGGGTGTGCTGGCGGCGGCGCTGCTCACACCTTTACTGCTGCCCGTGATCGGCTGGCGCGGGATGTTCGCGCTCGGGCTGCTGCCTGCCGTCGTGTCGTTTTTCGTGCGGCGGCGCGTCGAGGAACCGGCGCTCTTCACCGAGCGCGTCGCGCGCGGCATGCGCAAAGCGCCGATGAAACTGCTCGTCGCCGACGCCCGCACGACCCGCGCAAGCGTGGGCGTTGCGATTCTGTGCTCGGTGCAGAACTTCGGCTATTACGGCCTGATGATCTGGCTGCCCACGTATCTGTCGAAAACCTTCGGCTACTCGCTGACGCGCTCCGGCTTATGGACGGCCGTCACGGTACTCGGCATGGCGGCCGGCATCTGGCTGTTCGGCGCCGCTGCCGACCGCTTCGGCCGCAAGCCCGCGTTCCTGTTCTACCAGGCGGGCGCCGTGGTGATGGTGTTCGTCTACTCGCAATTGAGCACGCCGTTCGCGCTGCTGATTGGTGGCGCGGTGATGGGCATGTTCGTGAACGGAATGATTGGCGGCTATGGCGCGTTGATCTCAGAGCTGTATCCGACCGACGCCCGCGCTACCGCGCAAAATGTTCTGTTCAATATCGGCCGCGCGGTCGGCGGGTTCGGGCCGGTTGCCGTCGGCGCGCTGGCCGCACGGTTTTCGTTCGGGGCGGCGCTCGCCATGCTCGCTTCGATCTATGTTCTCGACATTCTCGCGACGCTCTTTTTGATCCCGGAACGCCGCGGCGCAACGCTCGAATGA
- a CDS encoding orotate phosphoribosyltransferase, translated as MTGFDRQTISDTTAKMLLEVQAVHFNAEKPYIFTSGWASPVYIDCRKLISYPRVRRGLMEMAEATILRDVGYEQIDAVAGGETAGIPFAAWLSDRLMVPMQYVRKKPKGFGRNAQIEGLLTEGQRVLLVEDLTTDSRSKINFINALRTAGAQVNHCFVLFHYNIFKESVSVLKDIDVDLHALATWWDVLRVAKQQGYFETKTLDEVEKFLHAPAEWSAAHGGATAAPQ; from the coding sequence ATGACAGGCTTCGATCGCCAGACGATCTCCGACACGACCGCCAAAATGCTGCTGGAAGTCCAGGCAGTGCATTTCAACGCGGAAAAACCGTACATCTTCACTTCCGGCTGGGCGAGCCCGGTATATATCGACTGCCGCAAGTTGATTTCGTATCCGCGCGTGCGCCGCGGCCTGATGGAAATGGCAGAAGCGACGATTCTGCGCGACGTCGGCTACGAGCAGATCGACGCCGTCGCCGGCGGTGAAACGGCGGGCATTCCGTTCGCCGCCTGGCTGTCGGACCGTCTGATGGTGCCGATGCAATACGTGCGCAAGAAGCCGAAGGGTTTCGGCCGCAACGCGCAGATCGAAGGTCTGTTGACGGAAGGTCAGCGCGTGCTGCTGGTCGAAGATCTGACCACCGACAGCCGCAGCAAGATCAACTTCATCAACGCGCTGCGCACGGCGGGCGCGCAGGTGAATCACTGCTTCGTGCTGTTCCACTACAACATCTTCAAGGAAAGCGTGTCGGTGCTGAAGGATATCGACGTCGATCTGCATGCGCTCGCCACGTGGTGGGACGTGCTGCGCGTCGCGAAGCAACAGGGCTACTTCGAAACGAAGACGCTCGACGAAGTCGAGAAATTCCTGCACGCGCCTGCCGAGTGGTCGGCGGCTCACGGCGGCGCAACGGCGGCACCGCAATAA
- a CDS encoding YbhB/YbcL family Raf kinase inhibitor-like protein, translating into MHLRCPVVSPLSSRLSRSFLPFLFLARSRVASLIVFSFALHASAASADTAFTVTSTNLRAGGTVDNAQVFDRDDCKGLNRSPQLNWHNPPDGTRSFAVTMFDPDSPGRGWWHWAVVGIPANVDRLPENASASGFLKNLGAVEARNDFEIDGYGGPCPPPGKPHRYVITVYALNTSNLRLAQGRPSLMFDHEISTATLGYARMTVTYGR; encoded by the coding sequence ATGCACTTGCGTTGCCCGGTCGTTTCGCCCCTTTCGTCTCGTTTGTCCCGTTCGTTCCTGCCGTTTCTGTTTCTCGCACGATCGCGCGTTGCTTCGCTCATCGTTTTTTCATTCGCACTTCATGCGAGCGCGGCCTCTGCCGACACCGCGTTCACCGTGACGAGCACCAACCTTCGCGCAGGCGGCACGGTCGACAACGCGCAGGTGTTCGACCGCGACGACTGCAAAGGCCTTAACCGCTCGCCGCAACTGAACTGGCACAACCCGCCTGACGGCACGCGCAGCTTCGCGGTGACCATGTTCGATCCCGATTCGCCCGGACGCGGCTGGTGGCATTGGGCCGTCGTCGGCATTCCTGCCAACGTCGACCGCCTGCCGGAAAACGCGAGCGCTTCCGGCTTTCTTAAGAATCTTGGCGCCGTCGAGGCGCGCAACGACTTCGAGATCGACGGCTACGGCGGGCCCTGCCCGCCGCCCGGCAAGCCGCATCGCTATGTGATCACGGTGTACGCGCTGAACACGTCGAACCTTAGGCTTGCGCAAGGTCGGCCGTCACTGATGTTCGACCACGAGATCAGCACGGCAACGCTCGGCTACGCTCGCATGACCGTCACCTACGGCCGCTAG
- a CDS encoding flavodoxin family protein, which translates to MSKIIIVYHSGYGHTKKLAEAVLAGTLDGGADARMIAVGELDDAAWAELDTADAIIFGAPTYMGGPSADFKKFADASSKPWFAQKWKDKVAAGFTNSGSMNGDKFSTIQYFITLAMQHGMIWSGMGMMPANTKAATRNDLNFIGGFAGLLSQSPADATPDEAPPPGDLDTAKVFGARIAAVTARWKAGQPA; encoded by the coding sequence ATGTCAAAAATCATCATCGTGTATCACAGCGGCTACGGCCATACGAAGAAGCTCGCGGAAGCGGTGCTCGCCGGCACGCTCGACGGTGGCGCCGATGCAAGGATGATCGCGGTCGGTGAGCTGGACGACGCGGCCTGGGCCGAGCTGGACACAGCCGACGCCATCATCTTCGGCGCGCCCACCTACATGGGCGGCCCGTCCGCCGACTTCAAGAAGTTCGCCGACGCGAGTTCGAAACCGTGGTTCGCGCAAAAGTGGAAGGACAAGGTGGCGGCGGGCTTCACCAACTCGGGGTCGATGAACGGCGACAAATTCTCGACGATCCAGTATTTCATCACCCTCGCGATGCAGCACGGCATGATCTGGTCAGGCATGGGGATGATGCCCGCCAACACGAAGGCGGCGACGCGCAACGACCTGAATTTCATCGGCGGCTTTGCGGGCCTGCTCTCGCAGTCGCCCGCCGACGCCACGCCCGACGAAGCGCCCCCGCCCGGCGACCTCGACACGGCAAAGGTGTTCGGCGCGCGCATTGCGGCAGTGACGGCGCGCTGGAAGGCGGGACAGCCGGCCTGA